GCGTAAACTCCTCGGCGACGAGACGAGCGAACCTGTCAGTGACGCATTAGCCAAGATATTTCGCAGGTGACAGGGGATGTGATGTAGCGCGACGGCCCAAGTTTTGATCGGGAAATGGGTTAGCACAATCCGTCCCCGATCAATCCCGAGCCGTCGCGATGACCCATCGCACCACACTATCATTCACCGTCACCAAGGGCGGTCTGATCGCCGCCGGCGGGGTTGTATGGCGAAGCCCGAGCGGATTGAAACAATTCTGCCCTCTGCTCGTCTTCCGACTTGATGACTTAACTTTATTCTCCGATCGGTTTTTCCCAATCCTGCAACTGCCGCTTCAATTCCGGGTAGTCGACGCCCACTGCCGTGGGGAACGGGTACTGCTCGAAGGCGTCCGGGTCGCCTTCGTTGTCAGTGGCCCGGACCTTGCGGAGTTCGTCTTCGAGCCGACGGAGCCACGCGGGCACGTCCAGACCAACGCCCGAGGGGTGGTCGGCCAGGGGTTGGATGGCCGCGAGCAGGCCGGTGAACGACGGGTTGTCTTCGGGCTGGCCGTCGCGGGCGGCCGTGGCTGCCCGCGCGACCCGGGCGGCCGCCTGGTCGATTCGCAGCGGTTGCACGAACCCCTCTTCGAGCCGGTCGCGAACGGTCCGCAATTTAATCGCGTGTTCGGCTTCCCGGGCTTCGAGCTTGGTCATCAACTCTTTCGAGAGCTTGTCCGTCCGGGCCGCGATGAACTCGCGCCACTTGCTCGCGAGCCGGTCGAACCCGCGCCGGCACAGCACCTCGTGCGTGAGAACGAGCGGCCGGAGGCGCCAGGCGTACCGGTCGTAGTCCACCTTGAGCCGGAGGAAATCGAGCAGGATGTACAGGTTTTCGCCGTAATCGGACTGCGTGGTCGTGGTGTTGTAGTCGCGGTACTCGTCGTAGTGTTCGACCAGGGCTTGCAGCACGATCTCGAACTGCCGGGCGGCTTGCGTCCGGTCCGGCGCCTCGTCGGCCCAGTCGGCGACGAGCTTCGGGCGATTGTCCGGGTCGCCCGAGGTCGCCTCGCGGTCGAGCCACGAGGTCACGCCCTGGCCGAGAATGCCCCGGACGTTCGACAGCGTCAGGAAACGAACGGTGAACAGATCGTCGCCGTAAGTTTTGAGGAACGTCCGCAGTGGCGCCCAGTCGTCGGCGTCCAGCACCGCTTCGAGGGCCGAGAGCCGCAGGCCGACGCTGTGGTCGACCCAGAGAGCCTGGAACGACTCGGCTACCTGCCGGACCGCGGACGCCAGCGGGCCGTCTTCCGCGGCGTCTTCGCCCCACTCTCGCGCGGCGTTCAGCAGGGCGTCCACCACGCCGGTCACGGCGGTCCGGAAGAGTTGATCGAACGAACTCACCCGCCGGCCTTCCGGCGGGTCGTTCCGCTCCATTGCGCGGGCGAGTTTCGTGAGTTGGTACGTCTCTCGCAACAGCCCCAGGCGGGGGAGCCGGGCGAGGAGGGATTCGACGACCTGAAGCGCCGTCTGGGCGCGGACGGCCGGCCCCGGCGGGCCGCCGTCGGCCGGCGGGGAAACGAGCAGCGGCTCGGTCTTGAAGAGCGAGACGAACAGCACCAACAGCCGCCGGGCTCCGTCCTTATCCCCGGACGCCACCGCCCGCTCCAGGCGGACGGCCACACTCCCCCAGGCGGGCGTGTCGGTGGGCTTGGAGACGGGCGTCCGCGTAGGGTCGGGTTTGCCGCCGTCGCCGGCCGGGAGTTCGACTGCCCGCGACAACAGGGCCGCCAGCGCCCGGGCCGCCGCGCCGGTCTCGACCGCGGTTTGCACCGCCAGTTCCAGCAGGTGGCCCTTGACCGCGCGGCGGCGGTCGAACTCCATCACCCCTTCGACGCCACCGGTCGGTTCGGGGACGTTCACCTTGTAAAGTCGCTCAATCAGGGCGTGGAGGTCGGCCAGATTGTCGCGGGCGGTGCGGAGCCAGTCGCCGGCGGCCGTGGCGGCGGCCGAATCGGACCGCGGCCAGAGGTCGGGTCGGGCGGCGGCCCGCCACAACCGGGCGACCGCGGCCAGGAACCGCAGCCGGTCCTCAGCCCGTTCGGCCTCGCCGTCGAGGACGAAGTCGCCCGGCGCGGGGGCGCCGCCGCCGTCGGCGACCGCCCCTTCCTGGCCGTCGTCGGCCGAATCCCGGAACGTCACGTCCTCGTAGGCCGAGGCGAACGTATCGTCTTCGCCCTCCTCGTCGTCATCGCCCTGGTCGTCCGTTTCCTCGCGGTGAGGTTTGGCTCGCGGCGCGCCGATGTCGGGAACCGTCCACCGGTCATCGGCGTTCGCTTCGAGAAGTTCGAAGAACCGGCGGACGAGCGGGCCGCGGTCGGCGGCGGGAACCGCGTCGCCCGTGACCCCGTGGAGCCAGCGGAACGCGAGACGGAAGAACGACGCGGACGGGTCTTGCAGCGAAACCGTGTCGGCCTCGCCGAGCCACGTGACCAACAGCGCGAGGGCGGCCCGGTAGTCGCCGTGGGTGAGCAGCGCGTCGATGACCTGGGCGAATGCGGCCGGGGTCTTGAAGCCCTCGCGGTGCCGCCGCCAAAACGCCTGGTCGGTCGCGCCGCCGGTCTTCCAGAGGGCGGTCGCCTTGGCCACGTGGTCGGCCGCCTCGGTCCGCTCCCCGCCCTGCACCCGCGGAAGGTCCGTCACTGCCGTCGTGGCGAATTTATCCCACCACCCCGCGAGGGACCGCATGTCGCTCCGGAGTTCCGTCTCGATCGACCGGTCCGGTCCGGCGGCCGCCGCGGAAAGCCCCTGGGCGTACAGGTCGAACTGACGGCCGATGGTCAGGATCAGGTCTTCCGCGCGGGGGTCGCGGACGGTGTCGTCCCGGCCCGGGTAGATCGGGAAAAGCCCTTGATAGCCAAGGATGTTCCACGGGTCGATCAACGCCCCGCAATCGATTCCCCGGTTGAGCAGGTCTTCGACGTCGGACATGAGCTGGTGGGCGTTCGCCAGCCGGCCGGCCCGGATCGCGAACGACGCCTCCGTCTGGCGGAGTCGGATTTCACTCCCGAACCGGGCGGCCGGGGCGGGGATCTTGGCGGCCCGCCCGCGGGCGGCGGTCGGATACCCCATCGAGGCGAACAACAGCGCGAGCCGGCGTTCTTGGAGGTGAACCGCCCGTTCCACGGCGATCGACTGATTCAAGAACTGGCGGACGGGCGCGAACGGCTGTTTGAGCCGGGCGGACTCGGCCCGGAGATGGTCCCCGAGCGGACCCGGCACGGCCGCCAGGAGCCGCTTATAAAAGTCGTCCCGGTACCGGGCGATCCGCTGGACGAGCGACGAGAGGGTCACCGTCGAGTCGTAATAATTCGGCCCCGCCCCGCTGACGCCGGCCCCCATCAGGATCGTACCGCAGAGGGCGGCCGACGCCTCGAACAGGCGGTCCGCCCGGTTCGCCGGCGCGGTCGTACCCGCGGGGCCATCGACCCACTGGAGCAACGTGTCGAGCGTCGGCTGCCGGAGAACGAACCGGCGGAAGTACCCGCGGCCGTCGATCCGGTGCGGGTCCCACTCGCCGAATAGTACACTCGGCCGCTTGTTGACCGGGTGAAAATGGTCGATCGCGCGGGGGTCGAAGGCCAGTTCGTCTAGCTTGGCGGGGTCGAAGCACGCTTCTTCGAGTTGCGTGCTGTCGGTCTGTTCGAGTAACTCCAGAGCCGGGCGGACGAGATCCGCGTACCGGCCGGGTGCGACGCCGACGCCGCGGAAATAGATCGGGACCGGGCAGACCTTTTCGTGCGCGTAGTAGTCGGTCTGGGGGCGGGTTTCGAGGACCGCGATCGGGCGATACCCGACGAAGTCGTTCAGGAGCCGGATGGCTCCGGCGGGGTCGCGACCGGCGGCCCGCTCGGCCAGCGCCACCTCGCAGCACCGGGCGAGGAAGAACGGGTTAAAGAGGACGCCGTCCGGCTGGTGGGCGAGCAGATCCGCGTGGTGCGCGCGGTAAGCCGCGGGGACGGTCTCGAACCCGCCGGCCAACACGTCCCGGACCTGGGACACGTCGCGGAAGGCGGCCGTTCCCGCCGCGTGGAGCTCGTCGAGCCGGCCGGCCAGCCACTTGTGGGTGCTGACCCCCGGCGCCGGGTCGCCGGACTCGATCAAGAACCCGAACGCGTCCGCCAGGGCTTTCCGGAACCTGGGGTCCGGGCGACCGTCGGAGAAATTCAGGTACCCGAGCGCGGTCAACCCGTCGAACCGGCGGGTCAACTCGGGGTACAACGGTGTAAAATCGGTGCCCGTCGGCGTCACTACAGCTGGCCTTTCCATCCGCGGGTCGGCGACCGGGAATGTGCGTGGAGAGCAGCACCCGGCTCTAACAGCATAAAACAAGATCGCCCGGCAAACCAGAGACGGAACCGCAACCCATGCCCGACCCGACCCCGCCCGCCCGCGCCGCCCGGCCCAACTTGGCCGTCTGCATTTCCGGCAGCGGCACCACCTTGCAAAACCTGATCGACCGCATCGCGGACGGCCGGCTGGACGCAGACATTGTGGCGGTCGTGTCAAGTCGGGGGGATGTGGGCGGGGTCGATCGCGCCCGGCGGGCCGGTCTGCCCGTGGTAATCGTCGAGCGCAAGCCGACGGAAAGCTTTTCCGACCGAGTATTTGCCGCCATTCGAAGTGGACAGCCCGATCTGGTTGTTCTCGCCGGGTGGCTTCACCTTCTTCGGGTGCCGCCTGATTTTCGTGCCCGCGTCTTGAATATTCATCCGTCCCTGCTCCCGGCGTTCGGGGGCAAGGGTATGTACGGGCGTCACGTCCACGAGGCGGCTCTGGCTTACGGGGCAAAGATTTCCGGTTGCACCGTTCATTTCGCAGACGACAGTTACGACACCGGCCCGGTGATCGCCCAGCGGGCAGTTCCGGTCTACGACGACGACACGCCCGAAAGTCTCGCCGCCCGGGTGTTTGAGGCCGAGTGTGAGGCGTACCCGGAAGCGATTCGGCTCATCGCGGGGGGCGGTTGGCGCGTCGAAGGGCGGCGGGTGCGATTTGGACACGCGGCGGATCACTCTCGGGGCGGTCGGGACTGAACTGCTACTTTGGTGAGCGAGCGGGATTCTTCCGCCGGACAATCGCTCCGTTTGCCACCGAATGGTTATTCTGTACATGCGGTCACGGGACATGTGGGTCCAGACTGGGTGGGAACCTGGGGTACGCCGTCAGAAATGGGTTCGTTTGGTAAAAACGGGTCCGATGCACGGCGCCAACCAGACTCAGGCCACCGTCAGATGATGCGCAAATGGGTTCGTTTGGTAAAAACCAGTCCTGGGGGTCGCACGGAGCCGGTATTGGAGGGTGAGCTACGGCAGAAATGGGTTCGTTTGGTAAAAACCGATGAATCATGTCCCAACCCGGCGACCCGGCGATGTCGTCAGTCGCCGCGTACGGCTTCCCGTGGCATGGGCCACCGCTTTGGTCGGGGACCACATAGAGCCGACCCGCGGGTTGCTTCCCTACCCGGGGTCGGCCAATCGGCGGTGGCGTCCCTACCCGGCGACTAACGTCGCCGGTTCGCCTGTCACTCGCGGCACGGGGTCGGTAGATCCACCCACGAGGTCAATCGCGTGGGGCGAGAAGTCTCAAAAATCAGGGTGGGCTGGCGTGACAACTTCCGGCTGGGGCGGCGTCGACCGTGGCCGGCGCGGCCGAGAGGGCGACCGCACCCTCCCACCCGGCCAGCGCGAATAACAGCACTGCAAGTAAAAGTGCAAGTAAGAATCGCCCCCGCTTCGCGGCGACGCTCCGGATAAAAGCGTCGGCGTGCGCGCGGGCGAGGCCTACCGTGGCAGCCCGGGCGACAGAGTTTTCGTCTGCGTGAGTGGGGGCTGCGGCCGCCTGACCACTCGATGTGGCCGGCGCCGCGGCCGCGGAGACCGTGGCCGTTACCAGGGAATCCGGCGGAGTTTCGGCCGCGGCCGGGACTGCCGTGCCACCCAATACGAACACCGGCAGAATCAGGCCGCGCCGCCGCGATAATCGCTGACGGAGCATGTCCCGGCCGCGCGAGAGCCGGCCGGCCACACTCCCCTTCGGCCACCCGAGTTCCCGCGCGGCCTCGTCGAGCGTCCGCCCTTCGAGTTCGCACAGCACGATCGGGAGCCGGTACTTCTCCGGGAGGTGGTCGAGTTCCTCGTCCAAGAGCCGGCGGAGATCGCGCGTGTCGTCCGGGGGGGGCGGGGCCGGGGACTCGGTGATCATCGTTTGCTCCCGCTGCCGCCGCCGCGCCCGGTCGGCCCGGACCCGCCGGGCGATCCGGTAGGCAACTCCGTACAACCAGCCGGCCACCCGCCCAGGCTCCCGCAGAGTTTTGGCCCGCCGAACGAGTACGAGAAAGGTCGCCTGGAAGGCGTCTTCGGCGTCGGCCGTGTGGCCGAGAATCCGGCGGCAAACTCCGAACACCATGCCCCCGTGCCGTCGAATCAGAAGTTCGAGGACGGCGGGATCGGGGTGGGCCGTCCACCGTGCAAGGAGATCCGCGTCGGTCGGTGCCCCATCGGGGACGACGTCGCTGGTTCTCGGGCGTGTGAGTCTAAGTTTGAGCATGTCCGCAGTCTCCGACTAATCGAACACTTTTTTCGCACCGGCCGTCCCGAAGGAAAGCCAAGAATGGCCACAAAGGGGCACAAAGAAGCACAAAAAGAATGAAATTCAAGCAAGACAGCACGCCGACACTGGCGTCGTTTGTCGTCCGCCTGTTATGATTTTTTGTATCTCTTTGTGCCTCTTTGTAGCCATTCTGCGTTTCATCCCAGCTTCCTGGTACTCGATTTCGAACCGGACCTGGGCATACAGGAAACCGCAACCGACCGAGCTGAGCGCGGGCTTCGCGATCCCTTCTCCGCCGGTTGTCAGCCGACGAATACGCCGTCCGTATCGTTGGAGCTCCCGAATGGGGAAATCGAAGACCCGGTCGGGTTTGCGCTCGTCAGACTACTGCCCGGGAAGACGGTTACGGTCGGGGTCGCCCCGGGGCCGGTCGCTGCGACGAGGTCCGAGGCGGTACTCCCCGTCACCTTCTTCGTGGCGAGCTGGACGCCGCTCCGGGTGGAGCTATCGAACGCGAAGAAGTTGGCGATCGGGTCGGCCTGGGTGGCGGCCACCTGCCCCTCACTGATCGATTCGCCGGACAGGACCATGACCCGCGGCGCGCCGCCCGGGCCGCCGCCGAACGCGAGGTCCGCGAACCCGGAGCCGGAGAAATCCCCGGCGGTCACGAACACCCCGTTCCGCAGGTTCGTGGCGTCCGCCCCCGGGAACGCGAAGAAGTCGCCCACGAGACGGTTGGGCGATCCGGCCAGGACCGACTTCCCGTCGAAGATGGCGACCCGCGGGCCGCCGCCGAACCCGGCCGCGACCACCAGATCCTCGGTCCCGTCCCCGTTAACGTCGCCCAGCGTCGCCCGGGCACCGCCCCGGAAACTCGTGTCGGCGATGCCGAAGAAGTCCGCCAACGGCACCGGCGTGCCCGAGTCCGACAGGCCGTCGACTACAACCCGCGGGCCACCGCCCTGGTCCGGAGTAATCACCCAGTCGGCCTTCCCACTCCCGGTAATGTCTCCGGCGGCCACGAACGCCCCGCCAGTAAAGTCCCCGCCAAACGGGTCGGTCGGCGGAACGAGGACGCTGCCGTCCTTGCCGTTAATGATGGCGAACCGCACTGACGTTCCCGGGCCCGTCACCAGAATGGTGTCCGCGATGCCGTCCCCGTTGACGTCTGCCTCGACCGATCGGACTTCGCCGGCAAACCCGGGGAACGCGGTGATCGGGTTCCCCTGAGCCTGGAGTCCGCCCGAAGACGTTGGGGCGAACACCTGAGCCGTCCCGCCGGCTTGCCCGGAGACGACCACGAGACCCGCACCCGCAACGTCCCCGACGCGCCCGGCCCCGCTAGCGGGCGGAGGACTGACCGGAGGCGGGCTCACTGGTGGGGGACTGACCGGCGGCGGGCTAACGGGCGGAGGACTGACCGGTGGGGGAGTGACGGGCGGCACGGTGGCGGCGGCCGGCGTGATCTTGCCGAACAGCCCGTGGGCACCGGCGTCCGGGCCGGCCGTGAAATACAGCGAGGACGAATCCCCGGCCGACGCCCCGTTGCCGAAGGCCAGTCCCTTGATCCCGTCCTCGACGAGCGGTTGACCCGTCGTGCCGTCCACGGTGCCGAGGAATGTTCCGGTCGACTGGTCGAATGCGTTGATCTGCCCGTTCCCGGCGTTCGCCACCAGGAGGTCGTTCGCGAACCCCGTGAACCCGGCCGGGGCGATGACCATCCCCGAGGGGGAGTTCAACTGGCCGCCCGACGCGAGTCGTTGGAGGAAGTTGCCGTTGGTGTCGAACACGTCGATGAAGCCGTTCCCGGTGCCCGCCACGGCGCTCTGCTTAGCGGCGTCCTGCTTGGCGTAGCTCACGTACAACTTGCCGCCGAGTGCGGCGACGTTGTACGGAGCGTATCCGGCCGGTAGGCCGGTGTCGGTGAACGATCCGGCCAGGTGGGTGAGCTGGAAGGTCGAATTGAGGACGTCGATCTTGCCGTTGTGGAAGTCGGCGAGGTAGAGGAAGTTCCCGGTCCCGTTGTTGGCCAGGGCCATGCCCGTGTACTCGGCCCCGTCGGACGCGATGAACGCGGTCTGGGCCGAGGTGATCGGCGGGACGCTCGGGTTCCACCCGGTGACCCACCCGGTCTGGGACGCGAAGATGAACACGGCCGGTTGGGTCACCCCCCCGGCCGTGACGGTGAAGTTGCTCGTCGTGTTGAACACTTGACCGGTGGGCGCGCCACCCGGGATGGTGACCACGAGGCTGCTCTTCGACACCGGGCTGCCGCCCACGTCGCCGCCGTACAGGGTACTCACGCTGGGGTTGGTGTCCGAGACCCAGAAATCTCCCGAGGTCGGGCTGAGCGAGACGCCCCAGGGGTTGACGAGGTTGGAGTCGGTGACCGGGGCGACGCCGGCCTGATCGGACACCAGATTCGTCGCCTGGAACAGACCGGCCGGAACCGATCGATCCTCAAGAGCTTCCAGGATAAGTTTGCGGGCCGGCCCACGGCGGGAGAGTCGCATTCGCAATCCTTTCGGGATAACGGCGCACGAGGGCACGCGCGCCGGATTCAGGCGATCGGGTAGCCTTGCCAAATCGGGTGGGACCGTGACGTCCACCCCCGACATCCTCTCGTCCGCTCAATGCAATCAACGCGAACGAGCGGGAACTCTCTATCTCTGCCGCCACTCCGGGTTGCGCATACAGAAAAGCGAGATTTTTCGACCGAGTGCAATTCCGACGGCTGCTGCAGAGACTACTCCGCTCCGAGTCAGGCTCTGGTCCCGGCCTTCACCAATCGAACCGGCTTGCAGCAAGTGTTCGCGACCGGGTGCGAAGTGTATCCGGTGTCGAACCGGTTAATCGCGGCGGGTGTTTGGCGGGTAGAAGGGCAGAAAAGGTATGGCAACACGACAGGATGATGAGCCGCCGCCCTGTGCCCGAGGTGCCGTGATGGCTGAGAAGCCACGACTGCCCAGCCTCCGCGAACTGGGAATCGATCTGCTCCGCGTCCCGCGGTGGCGGGTGGCCGTTTCCGTTCTGACCCCGTTCGTGCTATTCGGGGGTTATTTCGTCGCGGCCGGGATGGGTTACTGGCTGCCGGCCGTCGCCCTTGTGGGCGCACTCAGCTTCGTTACTTATGGCTCCGTGTCGCACGATCTGGTACACAGCTCGTTGCGATTACCACGCCGAATGAACGACCTACTGCTCTCGCTGATCGAAGGCTTGATGCTCCGCAGCGGCCGGGCTTACCGCCTCGCGCACCTGCACCACCACGCTCATTTTCCCGACCCGGATGACCCCGAGGCGCGGGCCGCCCACGGGTCACTGTGGGCCGCGCTGTGCGACGGGCCGAAATTCGCCGTGCGGCTCTGGGTGTGGGCGTGGCGCGAACACCCGGAACACCGAGCGCGGTTGGCGGGTGAAGCCGTGGGCGTCATCGCATTCGTCGGAAGCGCCCTCGCATTGGCATTCACCGGTCTGACGGTGATACCGCTCGCTTTCGTGGCGCTGGCTCATTGCGGGAGCTGGGCGTTTCCGCTCGCGACGGCGTACCTGCCGCACGACCCCGCCGGCGCCACGGTTGTCACGCGAACGCGCATGTTTCGCGGGATCGTGGCCCGGGTGATCGCGCTCGACCACCTGTACCACCTCGAACATCACCTTTACCCCGCGGTCCCGCACCACCAGTGGGCCGAACTCGGCCGCCGGCTGACCCCGCACTTGATCCACGCCGGGGCCGTGCCGCTCCACATCGGACTCCCGTTCCCGGTGTCCCGATGAATCCCCGACCCACCGACCCGGCCGACCGCGGCCTTGTTTCCGTCCTCGCGGGCGACGGCCGCCCGCTCATTGCTGTGACCGGATTGACGCTGTTGGCGTCCGGGCTGTTCGCCATCTTTCTCGGGGTCCGCAAAGAGTTTCTGCCGCACGACGTCGCGTTTCTGGGCATGACGCCCCAGGCGTTGTGTTCGGTCAACGAGTGCCGCATC
The sequence above is a segment of the Fimbriiglobus ruber genome. Coding sequences within it:
- a CDS encoding TIGR03118 family protein translates to MRLSRRGPARKLILEALEDRSVPAGLFQATNLVSDQAGVAPVTDSNLVNPWGVSLSPTSGDFWVSDTNPSVSTLYGGDVGGSPVSKSSLVVTIPGGAPTGQVFNTTSNFTVTAGGVTQPAVFIFASQTGWVTGWNPSVPPITSAQTAFIASDGAEYTGMALANNGTGNFLYLADFHNGKIDVLNSTFQLTHLAGSFTDTGLPAGYAPYNVAALGGKLYVSYAKQDAAKQSAVAGTGNGFIDVFDTNGNFLQRLASGGQLNSPSGMVIAPAGFTGFANDLLVANAGNGQINAFDQSTGTFLGTVDGTTGQPLVEDGIKGLAFGNGASAGDSSSLYFTAGPDAGAHGLFGKITPAAATVPPVTPPPVSPPPVSPPPVSPPPVSPPPVSPPPASGAGRVGDVAGAGLVVVSGQAGGTAQVFAPTSSGGLQAQGNPITAFPGFAGEVRSVEADVNGDGIADTILVTGPGTSVRFAIINGKDGSVLVPPTDPFGGDFTGGAFVAAGDITGSGKADWVITPDQGGGPRVVVDGLSDSGTPVPLADFFGIADTSFRGGARATLGDVNGDGTEDLVVAAGFGGGPRVAIFDGKSVLAGSPNRLVGDFFAFPGADATNLRNGVFVTAGDFSGSGFADLAFGGGPGGAPRVMVLSGESISEGQVAATQADPIANFFAFDSSTRSGVQLATKKVTGSTASDLVAATGPGATPTVTVFPGSSLTSANPTGSSISPFGSSNDTDGVFVG
- a CDS encoding fatty acid desaturase, with protein sequence MAEKPRLPSLRELGIDLLRVPRWRVAVSVLTPFVLFGGYFVAAGMGYWLPAVALVGALSFVTYGSVSHDLVHSSLRLPRRMNDLLLSLIEGLMLRSGRAYRLAHLHHHAHFPDPDDPEARAAHGSLWAALCDGPKFAVRLWVWAWREHPEHRARLAGEAVGVIAFVGSALALAFTGLTVIPLAFVALAHCGSWAFPLATAYLPHDPAGATVVTRTRMFRGIVARVIALDHLYHLEHHLYPAVPHHQWAELGRRLTPHLIHAGAVPLHIGLPFPVSR
- a CDS encoding RNA polymerase sigma factor; this translates as MLKLRLTRPRTSDVVPDGAPTDADLLARWTAHPDPAVLELLIRRHGGMVFGVCRRILGHTADAEDAFQATFLVLVRRAKTLREPGRVAGWLYGVAYRIARRVRADRARRRQREQTMITESPAPPPPDDTRDLRRLLDEELDHLPEKYRLPIVLCELEGRTLDEAARELGWPKGSVAGRLSRGRDMLRQRLSRRRGLILPVFVLGGTAVPAAAETPPDSLVTATVSAAAAPATSSGQAAAAPTHADENSVARAATVGLARAHADAFIRSVAAKRGRFLLALLLAVLLFALAGWEGAVALSAAPATVDAAPAGSCHASPP
- the purN gene encoding phosphoribosylglycinamide formyltransferase, with the translated sequence MPDPTPPARAARPNLAVCISGSGTTLQNLIDRIADGRLDADIVAVVSSRGDVGGVDRARRAGLPVVIVERKPTESFSDRVFAAIRSGQPDLVVLAGWLHLLRVPPDFRARVLNIHPSLLPAFGGKGMYGRHVHEAALAYGAKISGCTVHFADDSYDTGPVIAQRAVPVYDDDTPESLAARVFEAECEAYPEAIRLIAGGGWRVEGRRVRFGHAADHSRGGRD